Proteins from a single region of Streptomyces spectabilis:
- a CDS encoding effector-associated constant component EACC1, with translation MSTTHTAPAADYRISIVDEDPLRARREARELLTALTDADPLAALDVPGQQQDAASESLKGGPVSDLIGLVFSGGSFVAAGIQIWLARVPQRTIVVTRPDGASLTISGKQARADDAQIERFLNGNTGTADDDGDQHGPGAA, from the coding sequence GTGAGCACCACCCACACCGCCCCGGCCGCCGACTATCGCATCTCCATCGTCGACGAGGATCCGCTGCGCGCCCGACGCGAAGCGCGCGAGCTGCTCACCGCCCTTACCGACGCCGACCCGCTGGCCGCGCTCGACGTCCCGGGCCAGCAGCAGGACGCCGCCAGCGAAAGCCTCAAGGGCGGGCCCGTCTCCGACCTCATCGGGCTCGTGTTCAGCGGCGGCTCCTTCGTCGCCGCCGGGATTCAGATCTGGCTCGCTCGCGTGCCGCAGCGGACCATCGTCGTCACGCGGCCCGACGGCGCGTCGCTCACCATCTCCGGCAAGCAGGCCCGCGCCGACGACGCGCAGATCGAGCGGTTCCTCAACGGGAACACCGGCACGGCGGACGACGACGGCGACCAGCACGGGCCGGGCGCGGCGTGA